Proteins encoded in a region of the Cheilinus undulatus linkage group 8, ASM1832078v1, whole genome shotgun sequence genome:
- the cep72 gene encoding centrosomal protein of 72 kDa, whose translation MAAECLTTATEQWIRDKLQLKHPCLGDVRSLSLPGTSEEKISHLGNSLKNFVRLKSLDLSCNALVSVEGVQHLKVLERLILYFNCIPSFEEVSVVFKLPTLKELDLRLNPLTKRYPNYRPYLVHAMPNLRKLDSCSVRDTERKAAVMQFSSDLPPQQKSSALNQAADQRGTNKRLALVDRLTKRLSLGTDTNDIVLNFVEKDLRGQSETQSLSTSVHKGTEDSRVQELKVFTEQRSSTPIKEIAKSILRYPSRQFDKAESKVSHVKEQPHKESSSSLNVIERPKVSFGPYIERQQPLLGKQKQKDNAKPTRHTGRGHFTPNPDQSRRHSFSFSNIRPPSPRRPGLNLSDRSNPILHPPRLTYSSFNKTEGGSSLPQQKEEKKRGGYRKPLEMLLNLVDKHWTGERSLHQNNNFLSQAVQILSMMENDISSREGEVRTLRREVDGLNFQRAVREEEHKAEVCKLSAELEEARSAVGKLNEQLRIVLEENVALQKQLIKLERQYLKSMMKSSPMTQIREAQTEVEELRREIEGLREKVKEAEEVKELSDMLQENHRSLVANNECLQAELKGSEEL comes from the exons GTGATGTCCGCTCTCTGAGCCTTCCTGGGACAAGTGAGGAGAAGATTAGCCACCTGggaaattcattaaaaaacttCGTCCGTTTAAAGTCTTTGGACCTCTCATGCAATGCCCTTGTTTCTGTCGAG GGGGTTCAGCATTTGAAAGTGCTGGAGAGGCTGATCCTTTACTTCAACTGCATTCCCTCCTTCGAGGAGGTGTCAGTGGTCTTCAAGCTGCCAACGCTGAAAGAGCTGGATCTCAGACTCAACCCTCTGACCAAACGTTACCCCAACTACCGCCCTTATTTGGTGCATGCTATGCCCAATCTGCGCAAACTAG ATAGCTGTTCagtcagagacacagagagaaaagctgCAGTAATGCAGTTCTCCTCTGATCTTCCACCTCAGCAGAAGAGCTCTGCTTTAAATCAGGCTGCTGACCAAAG AGGCACCAATAAGAGACTGGCCTTAGTTGACCGCTTAACAAAGAGGCTCTCTCTTGGGACAGACACGAATGATATTGTCTTGAACTTTGTTGAAAAAGATCTGAGAGGTCAAAGTGAAACTCAATCCCTCTCTACATCAGTTCACAAGGGGACAGAAG ATTCCAGAGTACAAGAATTAAAAGTTTTTACAGAACAGAGAAGTTCTACTCCAATAAAG gaaATTGCCAAATCCATACTCAGGTATCCTTCTAGACAATTTG ATAAAGCCGAGTCCAAAGTGTCACACGTGAAGGAACAGCCTCATAAAGAAAGCTCCTCCTCATTAAACGTGATTGAAAGACCGAAAGTGTCCTTTGGCCCGTACATTGAGAGACAGCAGCCACTGCTtggaaaacaaaagcaaaaggaCAATGCCAAGCCAACCCGACATACAGGCAGGGGCCATTTTACACCAAATCCTG ATCAGAGTCGGCGTCATAGCTTCTCTTTTTCTAATATCCGGCCTCCAAGCCCACGTCGACCTGGTCTGAATCTGTCTGACCGCTCCAACCCCATCTTACACCCCCCGAGGCTTACATACTCTAGCTTCAACAAAACAGAGGGGGGCTCCAGCCTGCCGCAGcagaaggaggagaaaaaaagg GGTGGTTACAGAAAACCCCTGGAGATGCTTCTTAACCTCGTGGACAAACACTGGACCGGAGAGAGGTCACTGcatcaaaacaacaacttcCTGT CTCAGGCTGTCCAGATCCTCTCCATGATGGAAAACGATATTTCCAGTCGGGAGGGCGAGGTCAGGACCTTAAGACGGGAAGTTGATGGGCTAAATTTTCAAAGGGCTGTAAGAGAAGAGGAACACAAAGCTGAAGTCTGTAAGCTCTCTGCTGAGCTGGAGGAGGCTCGCAGTGCAGTT GGCAAACTCAATGAGCAGCTCAGGATTGTCCTGGAGGAAAATGTCGCTCTGCAGAAGCAGCTCATAAAGCTGGAACGACAGTATCTCAAGTCTATGATGAAAAGCTCACCGATGACTCAGATTAGAG AGGCTCAGACAGAAGTGGAGGAGCTGAGGAGAGAGATTGAGGGGTTGAGGGAGAAGGTTAAGGAGGCAGAGGAAGTCAAAGAGCTGTCAGATATGCTGCAAGAAAATCACAG